In the Daphnia pulicaria isolate SC F1-1A chromosome 2, SC_F0-13Bv2, whole genome shotgun sequence genome, one interval contains:
- the LOC124326274 gene encoding uncharacterized protein LOC124326274, which translates to MADFSINPALDQELEDIRTRDVPGPPDVTKYLEDWLTKGANYSIKKLTSDNQIGWDILHIIARFVDGTPVGSHGDWKHLAGLLGLHIHDIIRIENFSTIKGATLEILSQFALKNHASLSNLLEALNIMERHDVLYAISEKLKALFNPTSTSIQVEDSTPSQLNETDSEMDSGMEFSITGEGDPENLKAVPLGSSLSPPIENKLQNDSKGSDKKKYKKTVLLTFTQDGYEIANQVARQIRSSNLGIGVLILEENRDELEFCGESIYRWYQEVDYIIPIITEEYLWQISPGSADTQEVAGQSEPTCLDARYARLIYVMMLEEYQRNHCLNYRVRPLESNLLVRRTHFLLRSPIFSFRKGVNQVDKLASILAQAKIRTNIH; encoded by the exons ATGGCTGATTTTTCTAT AAATCCAGCTCTAGATCAAGAACTAGAAGATATTCGCACAAGGGATGTTCCTGGTCCTCCAGACGTTACAAAATATCTAGAAGATTGGTTGACCAAAGGTGCAAATTACTCTATTAAAAAGTTGACAAGTGACAACCAAATCGGTTGGGACATTTTGCATATAATTGCAAGGTTTGTCGATGGGACACCTGTGGGATCCCATGGAGATTGGAAACATCTTGCTGGCCTTCTTGGCCTCCACATTCACGACATTATT AGGATTGAAAACTTTTCTACCATCAAGGGAGCTACTTTAGAAATTCTGAGCCAATTTGCACTTAAAAATCATGCCAGTCTTTCAAATTTGCTGGAAGCTCTCAACATCATGGAACGCCATGATGTTCTTTATGCCATTTCAGAAAAACTAAAAG CTTTGTTCAACCCTACTTCAACATCCATTCAAGTAGAAGATTCAACTCCTAGTCAACTCAACGAAACAGATAGTGAAATGGATTCTGGCATGGAATTTAGTATTACAGGAGAAGGCGACCCAGAAAACTTGAAAGCTGTTCCACTAGGTTCAAGCTTATCACCGCCGATCGAAAACAAGCTTCAGAATGACTCGAAAGGCTCTGACAAGAAGAAGTATAAGAAAACGGTGCTTTTGACGTTCACCCAAGACGGCTACGAAATAGCCAATCAAGTTGCTCGTCAAATCCGTTCCTCAAACCTGGGAATTGGCGTTTTGATTCTAGAAGAAAACAGAGATGAGCTGGAATTCTGTGGCGAAAGTATCTACCGCTGGTACCAAGAAGTCGACTACATCATTCCCATCATCACAGAAGAATACCTGTGGCAAATCTCTCCAGGAAGTGCCGATACACAAGAAGTTGCTGGTCAATCTGAGCCCACCTGCCTAGATGCTCGATACGCTCGTCTGATTTACGTCATGATGTTGGAAGAATACCAGCGAAACCATTGCTTAAACTACCGTGTCCGTCCATTGGAATCAAACCTACTCGTCAGACGGACCCACTTCCTTCTCCGAAGTCCAATCTTCAGTTTCCGTAAAGGAGTCAATCAAGTTGACAAATTGGCGTCGATCCTTGCACAAGCTAAGATTAGAACTAATATCCATTAG
- the LOC124326271 gene encoding uncharacterized protein LOC124326271, producing the protein MSLGRIKGKCFTQKLLFIDEADSETVKGIAINLFDFYTELSVSQFNKNKWRKDWKTLGQLCETCFKDDISEVVVYSSPLTKLNRNENLLYHAFAVFKTVNVVSGQIVWWSVEKNGEHIVLQRTVNQDQSFVRDYLYTENESQESMTTRNTPVKMLSESPGRGTLFDFLRALVDRHDLNERYHFFASNCQEFASFVFNTISGKKKKWNATVDGALMKTLTRKKKYPSIFTDAFFGFHIDNRAIVEFHRDRWIAKLLRRRFIPVMLVRHRRRDNCVSVRVESADGRGVNGAVGGRDFVAINQVIDFKANEVEKQIIVEILPADSNNRHVIFFLLKLFLTGPTAGENHDVMIGYYSSQMIEVLLADECNQNEIWTNFPLRKII; encoded by the exons ATGTCACTAGGACGTATTAAAGGGAAATGCTTCACCCAAAAACTTTTGTTCATTGATGAAGCTGATAGTGAAACAGTGAAAGGGATTGCAATAAATCTTTTTGATTTCTATACAGAACTTTCTGTTTCTCAgttcaataaaaacaaatggcgCAAGGATTGGAAAACCTTAGGGCAATTGTGCGAAACATGCTTCAAAGATGATATCTCGGAAGTTGTGGTTTATTCCAGTCCCTTGACTAAACTCAACAGAAATGAAAACCTCTTGTATCACGCATTTGCTGTTTTCAAAACTGTAAATGTTGTAAGTGGACAGATAGTCTGGTGGTCTGTAGAAAAGAATGGAGAACACATTGTTTTGCAGAGGACTGTTAACCAAGACCAAAGTTTTGTTCGAGATTATTTGTATACTGAGAACGAATCTCAAGAGTCTATGACAACACGCAATACTCCCGTGAAAATGTTGTCCGAATCTCCAGGACGTGGAACTCTTTTCGATTTCTTAAGGGCTCTCGTCGATAGACACGATTTGAATGAAAGATATCATTTCTTTGCCAGCAACTGCCAAGAGTTTGCATCGTTTGTATTCAACACCATCagcggaaagaagaaaaaatggaatgcgACGGTTGACGGCGCCTTAATGAAGACACTcactcgaaagaaaaaatatcccTCAATATTCACCGACGCATTTTTCGGTTTCCATATTGATAACAGAGCAATTGTCGAATTTCATCGAGATCGCTGGATAG CAAAACTTCTTCGTCGTCGATTTATTCCTGTAATGCTCGTGCGTCACAGGAGAAGAGACAACTGCGTATCTGTGAG AGTTGAATCGGCTGATGGACGTGGAGTCAATGGTGCAGTTGGAGGAAGAGATTTCGTAGCTATCAACCAAGTGATTGATTTCAAAGCCAACGAAGTCGAAAAACAA ATAATTGTAGAAATTCTACCTGCTGATTCCAACAACAGACATGTTATCTTCTTTCTATTAAAACTGTTTTTAACCGGTCCCACTGCTGGCGAGAATCACGATGTAATGATAGGGTACTATTCGTCTCAAATGATTGAAGTTTTATTGGCCGATGAATGCAACCAAAACGAAATTTGGACGAACTTTCCTTTGCGCAAAATCATTTAA
- the LOC124326108 gene encoding transcription factor Ken-like encodes MGPATICGTNRHHVSLGWVRHDEALTKMAAACWARDRFTDVVIFCEDRVLHAHRLVLASMSPLLANLLAEAEGPDTALLLPEVKAEDMRLLLQFIYQGEVVLPPRRTAALLDLAAQLCVAGVRGGATPPSPPRSDSPELDSSDRNESDQVSEDEQHPDESRQKSNQISDRVEVTNICPAPANDNISQTENSKDDSTDESNDRPMNLAAKPEAKANENVNCSRPKPCNSSPPDFNAFSNHSISTPLVTRLSEPRTSTASYYQHPALRGCHPFSLELAISHNRNLSSCRTADASPYTRPNHSRKSPSETNSDVEMTSTADDRDREIDLSLKPDSNHTRSSSNLDEDKISPSPEHDNSFESSESVEPHPGRDEYSHQANGGSSGVTDMRMNLADKMLLLPAIGSGTGMSADPRRTYLEAVLQESLVQQSYTIVLPSHLGVTNALTSSERAGAPTVHSNSTLENKTWNLSGKHSAAAAAVAELQCLQGFFNSHGGLSISSNNEPNFSRNSAGLRCDEDDEDDEDEDEDMMPTNLSTSKNGNYGSPNSMNSKRNGKEGYSCQVCRKMFTSSSNLAVHSMIHSGTKPFKCDLCSWSFRQKAHLQKHMRHIHKIIVAK; translated from the exons ATGGGGCCAGCTACGATCTGTGGAACCAACCGCCATCACGTGTCTCTCGGATGGGTCCGTCACGATGAGGCCTTAACAAAAATGGCGGCCGCTTGCTGGGCTCGCGACCGTTTCACCGATGTCGTCATCTTTTGCGAGGATCGAGTTTTGCACGCTCATCG acTGGTCTTGGCCAGTATGAGTCCTCTGCTGGCCAATTTGCTGGCCGAAGCCGAAGGCCCTGACACTGCCTTGCTCCTACCGGAGGTGAAAGCCGAAGATATGCGACTGTTGCTGCAATTTATCTACCAAGGTGAAGTTGTCCTACCGCCTAGACGGACCGCAGCTCTGCTGGACTTGGCCGCCCAGCTGTGCGTGGCCGGAGTACGCGGTGGTGCGACGCCTCCGTCGCCGCCTCGATCCGACTCGCCGGAACTCGATTCCAGCGACCGGAATGAATCGGATCAAGTGTCCGAAGACGAACAACATCCCGACGAATCTCGCCAAAAGTCCAATCAAATTTCCGATCGAGTTGAAGTGACCAACATTTGCCCAGCTCCTGCCAACGACAACATTTCGCAAACGGAAAATAGTAAAGATGATTCCACCGATGAATCCAACGACAGGCCAATGAACCTTGCTGCTAAACCAGAG GCTAAAGCCAATGAAAACGTCAACTGTTCCCGACCGAAGCCTTGCAATTCCAGCCCACCTGATTTCAACGCCTTTTCCAATCACTCAATCAGCACTCCACTTGTTACGCGACTCTCTGAACCGCGCACCTCGACGGCGAGTTATTACCAGCACCCGGCCCTGCGCGGTTGCCATCCGTTCTCACTGGAACTGGCCATCAGTCACAACCGCAATCTCAGCAGTTGCCGCACGGCCGACGCCAGTCCCTACACGCGGCCGAATCATTCGCGCAAATCGCCGTCGGAAACAAATTCGGATGTGGAAATGACATCGACGGCCGACGACCGTGATCGAGAAATCGATTTGAGTCTCAAACCCGATTCCAACCACACCCGATCATCCAGTAATCTGGACGAAGACAAGATCTCAccttcgccagagcacgacaacaGTTTTGAAAGTAGCGAATCAGTTGAACCACACCCAG GTAGGGACGAGTACTCACATCAAGCCAACGGCGGATCATCGGGAGTGACGGACATGCGGATGAATCTGGCGGATAAAATGCTTCTTCTACCGGCCATCGGATCGGGAACGGGAATGAGTGCGGATCCGAGGCGCACGTATCTGGAGGCCGTTCTTCAAGAGAGTCTCGTTCAGCAAAGTTACACCATCGTTTTACCCTCTCATTTGGGTGTGACGAACGCCTTGACGTCGTCCGAACGGGCAGGAGCTCCAACGGTTCATAGCAATTCAACTCTTGAGAACAAAACGTGGAATTTAAGTGGGAAGCACAGCGCAGCAGCTGCGGCTGTGGCTGAACTTCAATGCCTTCAAGGTTTCTTTAATTCGCATGGCGGACTgagcatcagcagcaacaacgaGCCGAATTTCAGCCGGAATTCGGCCGGCCTTCGTTGCGATGAAGACgacgaagatgacgaagatgAGGATGAGGATATGATGCCAACCAATTTGAGCACGAGTAAAAACGGTAACTACGGCAGTCCAAACAGCATGAATTCTAAGCGCAATGGCAAAGAAGGTTACAGTTGCCAAGTGTGTCGTAAAATGTTCACGTCGTCTAGCAATTTAGCTGTCCATTCTATGATCCATTCGGGCACGAAACCTTTCAAATGCGACCTCTGCTCCTGGTCGTTTCGCCAGAAAGCTCACTTGCAGAAACACATGCGTCACATTCACAAGATCATAGTCGCCAAGTGA
- the LOC124326185 gene encoding serine/threonine-protein kinase ULK3-like: MPLPRLPGFVLQSKIGSGTFSDVYKAYQISSPKQIVAVKCILKNELSANTVNSIVHEIEALKRLRHPHIIQMLDFQWDENFIYIIMEYCEGGDLSIFIRNYKQLKEDICRSFLSQLAFALQYLRQHNIVHMDLKPSNLLLTSRRHPVLKLADFGLAQSLKNREKETSYRGSPLYMAPEILRRQSYDASVDLWSTGVILYECLFGRPPCSSKSLKELVDKIQSDAPITIPTTIEISSNCRDLLIRLLQKDPNKRLTFEQFFNHPFVNLPACVLQRLLSSNSGLLEANSVFERAENSYKSNRGNETLILYRQAHALLKPLISGADAVTKSKLSGQLHTCSCRIKEMSIVPEVPSTQLTKSNVSTTFQELRSLASATPNLASALEIGKEGVQYDSEGQHVIALERYKAALDVMIPMLRHESKGRRRDLLHQQVTLWMERAEQLQEFHNLQQSQLEELQAEDASGQYCCIQ, translated from the exons ATGCCCTTGCCTCGACTACCAGGATTCGTTCTTCAATCGAAAATTGGAAGTGGAACCTTTTCTGATGTCTACAAAGCATATCAGATT AGTAGCCctaaacaaattgttgctgTTAAATGTATATTAAAGAATGAATTATCTGCAAACACAGTAAACAGTATAGTACATGAAATCGAGGCCTTGAAACGTCTCAGACATCCACACATCATTCAAATGCTAGATTTTCAATGGGATGAAAA TTTTATCTATATAATCATGGAATATTGCGAAGGTGGAGACCTATCCATCTTTATTAGAAACTACAAACAACTAAAAGAAGACATTTGCCGATCATTTTTAAGTCAACTAGCGTTTGCCTTGCAATACCTGCGGCAACATAATATTGTTCACATGGATCTTAAACCAAGTAACTTGTTGTTAACATCCCGAAGACATCCAGTTTTGAAGCTAGCAG ATTTCGGTTTGGCTCAATCTCTTAAAAAccgggaaaaagaaacttctTACAGAGGATCCCCATTATACATGGCTCCAGAGATTCTCCGGCGACAAAGTTATGACGCCTCTGTCGATCTGTGGTCAACTGGTGTGATTTTATACGAATGTTTATTTGGTAGACCTCCATGCTCGTCTAAAAGCTTGAAAGAATTGGTGgacaaaattcaaagtgaTGCCCCCATAACT ATTCCAACCACTATAGAGATATCATCCAATTGTAGAGACCTTTTAATTCGATTATTGCAAAAGGACCCCAATAAGCGGTTGACATTTGAACAATTCTTCAATCATCCTTTTGTCAATTTGCCTGCTTGTGTCCTCCAACGTCTCCTGTCCTCCAACAGTGGTCTGTTAGAGGCTAATTCAGTTTTTGAGCGCGCTGAAAATTCGTATAAGTCAAATCGAGGAAATGAAACTCTTATTCTCTACCGTCAAGCCCATGCTCTTCTTAAGCCGTTAATATCAG GTGCTGATGCGGTCACGAAATCTAAATTGAGTGGACAACTTCATACATGTTCCTGCCGAATCAAAGAAATGTCGATTGTCCCTGAAGTACCTTCTACTCAATTAACCAAGTCCAACGTTTCAACGACGTTTCAAGAACTCC GTTCCCTGGCGTCCGCTACACCGAATTTAGCCTCGGCGCTGGAAATAGGCAAAGAAGGAGTGCAATACGATTCAGAGGGACAGCATGTTATTGCATTAGAG CGTTACAAAGCAGCACTGGATGTAATGATACCAATGCTTCGCCATGAATCCAAGGGACGCAGGAGAGATTTGCTTCATCAACAG GTCACATTATGGATGGAAAGAGCTGAACAGTTGCAAGAATTCCACAATCTTCAACAGTCACAGCTGGAAGAACTACAGGCTGAAGATGCCAGCG GGCAATATTGCTGTATTCAGTAA